A genomic stretch from Bradyrhizobium sp. 195 includes:
- a CDS encoding Zn-ribbon domain-containing OB-fold protein yields the protein MVDQAAARPVPKVSVYVDTTPFWEAAKRGKLVLQFCKDTNQFQHYPRPVSIFTGSRNLEWREVSGKGVIYACTVIRVPGPGLEGRLPLSIATVELDEGVRMLGNIVGTDPDRVSIGQRVEVSWDRLSEDVRYPAFRIV from the coding sequence ATGGTTGATCAAGCGGCCGCGCGCCCCGTTCCGAAGGTCTCGGTCTATGTCGATACCACCCCATTCTGGGAGGCCGCGAAACGCGGAAAACTCGTGCTGCAATTCTGCAAGGACACCAATCAATTCCAGCACTATCCGCGCCCGGTCAGCATTTTCACCGGGAGCCGAAATCTGGAGTGGCGCGAGGTTTCGGGAAAAGGAGTCATCTATGCCTGTACGGTGATCCGCGTTCCGGGTCCCGGGCTTGAGGGGCGCTTACCGCTATCCATCGCGACGGTCGAACTGGATGAAGGGGTCAGGATGCTCGGTAACATCGTCGGCACAGATCCGGACAGGGTCTCGATCGGCCAGCGCGTCGAAGTAAGCTGGGACCGCCTCTCGGAAGACGTACGGTACCCGGCGTTCCGGATCGTTTGA